In a genomic window of Dyadobacter fermentans DSM 18053:
- a CDS encoding cation diffusion facilitator family transporter, translating into MNERQKRLRERRLIKLSIVTGSAFTVWAIVVGIAGDSKSIIFDALFSMVGISLSGVSLLVNNFVRKPDDDDLPFGRAQFEPFSMTLQSAVIIFLCLYSLATSVMDIISGGKFVELDIALPYLIASIIGCFILWVYFKRKALQIRSEYVRIEATEWQLDALLSTGVLVVLSLGYFLRDTSLAFLIPYLDPGMVILISILFLRIPVRTFRKNIRELLQFAPDDEVEEMIHREAEGISQRYGFIDEYVRVAKTGSSYTIEIDFLLPEALAHTQVKELDAIRQELYGRIRGDYKMWLTISFTTERKWMI; encoded by the coding sequence ATGAATGAGAGACAAAAGCGGCTGAGGGAGCGACGACTGATCAAGCTTTCCATCGTCACCGGCTCGGCTTTTACGGTCTGGGCCATCGTCGTCGGCATCGCCGGCGACTCCAAATCCATTATTTTCGACGCCCTCTTTTCGATGGTGGGCATCAGCCTGTCGGGCGTATCGCTGCTGGTGAATAATTTCGTCCGCAAGCCCGACGACGACGATCTGCCCTTCGGACGCGCGCAGTTTGAGCCGTTTTCGATGACCTTGCAGTCGGCCGTGATCATATTTCTGTGCCTCTACTCGCTGGCGACCTCGGTGATGGACATCATCAGCGGCGGCAAGTTCGTGGAGCTGGACATTGCATTGCCCTATCTCATCGCGTCGATCATCGGATGTTTTATTCTTTGGGTGTATTTCAAAAGAAAAGCATTGCAAATCCGCTCCGAATACGTGCGGATCGAAGCCACCGAATGGCAGCTCGATGCCCTGCTGAGTACGGGTGTGCTCGTGGTGCTGTCGCTGGGCTATTTCCTGCGCGATACTTCGCTGGCGTTTCTCATTCCGTACCTCGACCCCGGGATGGTCATCCTCATTTCGATCCTCTTCCTGCGCATTCCGGTGCGGACATTCCGGAAAAACATCCGGGAATTGCTGCAATTCGCGCCCGACGACGAGGTGGAGGAAATGATCCACCGCGAGGCGGAAGGGATTTCGCAGCGCTATGGTTTTATCGATGAATACGTGCGTGTGGCCAAAACCGGCAGCAGCTACACCATTGAAATAGACTTCCTCCTGCCCGAAGCGCTCGCGCATACGCAGGTGAAAGAACTGGACGCCATCCGGCAGGAACTGTATGGACGAATCCGCGGCGACTATAAAATGTGGCTTACGATCTCGTTCACCACGGAGCGTAAATGGATGATCTGA
- a CDS encoding L,D-transpeptidase family protein — MKKIALFIALALVGAACRTASEKKTEIAVRDTTITVQNSFTELFIDTTAFASYVGAHAPDDSLTARMRSFYNHRNYQYAWFFPDGMAEFVPIFRSLRNDYVHYSGDSSLYNAALDKAIDSLSQLKKIRPDNPLVIETELALTEQFFRYTDLAYSGDKRINTQELNWFIPRRKLNPEVFLDSLLKNKGQNVAAYEPVNRHYNLLKQKVLEYYTITKNGEPAAVDTDKKFREGDRDTLITALKTRLHLLGDLPEPDSTPVFDTTLTAAVKHFQQRVGQKQTGVTGPAFFKELNVPVTARIRQMLINMERIRWMPAAPPTDYILVNIPEFTLHAYEDGKLSFDMVVVVGSEANSTVIFSGTLNQVVFSPYWNVPTSILKKEVLPGIKKNPNYLARHNMEWNGGSVRQKPGKSNSLGLVKFLFPNSYSIYFHDTPSKSLFKESQRAFSHGCIRLAEPKKMAEWLLRRDSTWTSEKITAAMNSGKEKYVRLRGKNEVPVFIGYFTSWVDQHGNLQFRKDVYGHDRRMEERLFGKTEMPVAQALQP; from the coding sequence ATGAAGAAAATCGCATTGTTCATCGCCCTCGCACTTGTCGGGGCCGCATGCCGTACCGCATCCGAGAAGAAAACGGAGATCGCCGTGCGCGACACCACGATCACCGTCCAAAACTCATTCACCGAGCTGTTCATCGACACCACGGCATTCGCATCGTACGTGGGCGCGCATGCGCCCGACGACAGCCTGACCGCCCGGATGCGCAGTTTCTACAACCACCGGAACTACCAGTACGCCTGGTTTTTCCCCGACGGCATGGCCGAGTTCGTGCCCATTTTCCGAAGCCTGCGGAACGATTACGTGCATTATTCCGGCGACAGCTCCTTGTACAATGCCGCACTCGACAAGGCGATCGACTCGCTTTCGCAGCTAAAAAAAATCCGCCCGGACAATCCGCTGGTGATCGAAACGGAACTCGCATTGACCGAACAATTTTTCCGCTACACCGACCTCGCTTACTCCGGCGATAAGCGGATCAATACGCAGGAGCTCAACTGGTTCATTCCCCGCCGAAAGCTCAACCCGGAAGTTTTCCTGGATTCTTTGCTCAAAAACAAAGGTCAGAATGTGGCAGCCTACGAACCTGTGAACCGCCACTATAATTTACTGAAACAGAAAGTATTAGAATATTATACCATCACTAAAAACGGCGAACCGGCAGCCGTGGATACGGACAAAAAATTCCGCGAGGGCGACCGCGACACGCTGATCACGGCATTGAAAACCCGCCTGCATTTGCTCGGCGACCTGCCGGAGCCGGACAGCACACCGGTTTTCGATACCACGCTGACGGCCGCCGTGAAGCATTTCCAGCAGCGCGTAGGACAAAAGCAAACCGGCGTTACCGGCCCTGCGTTTTTCAAAGAACTGAATGTGCCGGTCACGGCGCGTATCCGCCAGATGCTCATCAATATGGAGCGCATTCGCTGGATGCCCGCCGCCCCGCCTACCGACTACATTCTGGTTAACATCCCGGAATTTACCTTGCACGCTTATGAGGATGGCAAATTGTCATTTGATATGGTGGTAGTGGTCGGTTCCGAGGCCAATAGTACTGTCATTTTTTCAGGCACTTTGAACCAGGTCGTATTCAGTCCTTACTGGAACGTGCCGACGAGCATTCTCAAAAAAGAAGTTTTACCGGGCATTAAGAAAAACCCGAACTACCTGGCACGGCATAATATGGAATGGAATGGCGGCTCGGTGCGGCAGAAACCGGGCAAATCGAACTCGCTGGGGCTCGTTAAATTCCTCTTCCCGAATAGTTACAGCATTTATTTCCACGATACTCCGAGCAAAAGTTTGTTCAAAGAAAGCCAGCGGGCATTCAGCCACGGCTGCATCCGGCTTGCAGAGCCTAAAAAGATGGCCGAATGGCTGCTCCGCCGCGATAGCACGTGGACGAGTGAAAAAATCACGGCTGCCATGAATTCGGGCAAGGAAAAATATGTGCGGCTGCGCGGAAAGAACGAGGTGCCGGTATTCATCGGCTATTTCACGTCGTGGGTGGACCAGCACGGCAATTTGCAGTTCCGCAAGGATGTGTACGGCCACGACCGTCGGATGGAAGAAAGGCTTTTTGGGAAAACTGAAATGCCTGTTGCCCAGGCGCTCCAACCGTGA
- a CDS encoding TetR/AcrR family transcriptional regulator yields the protein MGILERKIRQKENMRTNILAVALQLVKEEGWQSLSIRKIADAIEYSVPVIYDHFENKEAILFELSMDGFRLLDRLLEKDKRKYADPEERLRAHAETYWTFAFKNPEYYQLMYGLGMPCSSPGKAKPEFNSFRDHIGEAIEGIVKDNKSSDEETCFKIHAFWSVLHGLISIVMMRCSDIDDTQMNKKVMDDTVNAFIKNL from the coding sequence ATGGGAATCCTCGAACGAAAAATACGGCAGAAAGAAAATATGCGCACCAATATCCTGGCGGTAGCCTTGCAATTGGTGAAGGAAGAAGGCTGGCAATCCCTGTCAATCAGGAAGATAGCTGATGCCATCGAATATAGCGTACCGGTGATCTACGATCACTTCGAAAATAAAGAAGCGATCCTCTTTGAACTTTCTATGGATGGTTTCCGGTTACTCGATAGATTATTGGAAAAAGACAAGCGTAAATACGCAGATCCGGAGGAGCGGCTAAGGGCCCACGCCGAAACTTACTGGACCTTCGCTTTCAAAAATCCCGAATACTATCAGCTCATGTACGGTTTGGGAATGCCCTGTTCCAGCCCGGGCAAAGCGAAACCGGAGTTCAACAGCTTCCGCGATCACATAGGCGAGGCTATTGAAGGAATCGTAAAAGATAATAAATCTTCCGATGAGGAAACTTGCTTTAAAATTCATGCGTTCTGGTCAGTACTCCACGGCTTGATTTCGATCGTAATGATGCGCTGCTCGGATATCGACGACACTCAGATGAACAAAAAAGTAATGGACGACACTGTAAACGCATTCATCAAAAATCTCTAA
- a CDS encoding efflux RND transporter periplasmic adaptor subunit, translated as MKKNQVKTVKGLAALLLLTAGSALIYSCGSSTANAPESAPPAQALPVITVSDHEVTSHREFTASIQGSRDIEIRPQVDGYLDRISVDEGAYVHKGQVLFHIDARPYTEQLNTAKASLQSAKAALESASINVDKLTPLVANKVVSDVQVKSAKAAYDAAKANVAQAQAAVDAAKINLGYTSITAPADGYIGTIPYKTGSLVGKGTMEALTVLSETKDIYVYFSMSELDFLDFKQEFEGNTIEQKIKHIPPVELVLADNSIYPQKGKVQVVEGQFDKTMGAINFRATFPNGNGLLRSGNTGRVRIPRQLAKSVLIPQEATFELQDKVFVYTVLDSNKVEGRPVTVADRSGRYYLISKGLKPGEKIVYAGLDRLRDGMAIAPQKMSMDSLLHANPI; from the coding sequence ATGAAAAAGAACCAAGTAAAAACAGTTAAAGGGCTAGCCGCACTTCTGTTACTAACCGCCGGTTCCGCACTGATATACAGCTGCGGTTCCTCCACCGCCAATGCCCCCGAGTCGGCACCGCCGGCACAGGCCCTGCCGGTTATCACTGTTAGCGATCACGAGGTCACCTCGCACCGCGAATTTACGGCGTCCATCCAGGGCAGCCGCGACATCGAGATCCGCCCGCAGGTGGATGGCTACCTCGACCGCATTTCGGTAGACGAGGGCGCCTATGTACACAAGGGCCAGGTGCTGTTCCATATCGACGCCCGTCCTTACACCGAGCAGCTCAATACCGCCAAAGCCAGCCTCCAATCGGCCAAAGCCGCTTTGGAAAGTGCTTCGATCAATGTCGACAAACTGACCCCGCTCGTCGCCAACAAGGTGGTTTCCGATGTTCAGGTGAAAAGCGCGAAAGCGGCCTATGACGCCGCCAAAGCGAATGTAGCCCAGGCGCAAGCGGCTGTCGACGCGGCGAAGATCAACCTCGGTTACACGTCCATCACCGCGCCGGCCGACGGCTATATCGGAACGATCCCGTATAAGACCGGCAGCCTCGTTGGAAAAGGCACGATGGAGGCCTTGACGGTCCTTTCGGAGACAAAAGATATCTACGTTTACTTTTCGATGAGCGAGCTCGACTTCCTCGATTTCAAGCAGGAATTTGAAGGAAATACGATCGAACAGAAGATCAAGCATATCCCGCCGGTTGAACTCGTGCTGGCCGACAACAGCATTTATCCCCAAAAAGGAAAAGTACAAGTCGTTGAAGGCCAATTTGATAAAACAATGGGAGCCATCAACTTCCGTGCGACTTTCCCGAACGGGAACGGGCTGCTGCGCTCGGGAAACACGGGCAGGGTCCGCATTCCGCGCCAGCTCGCGAAATCGGTGCTGATCCCGCAGGAAGCGACGTTCGAATTGCAGGACAAGGTGTTCGTATACACCGTACTTGACAGCAACAAGGTGGAAGGCCGCCCGGTGACGGTGGCGGACCGCAGCGGACGTTACTACCTCATTTCCAAAGGTTTAAAACCGGGTGAAAAGATCGTGTACGCCGGGCTCGACAGGCTGCGCGACGGTATGGCCATTGCACCGCAAAAAATGTCGATGGACAGCCTGTTGCACGCAAATCCGATCTAA
- a CDS encoding efflux RND transporter permease subunit → MFQKFIERPVLSTVISILILLLGIISLTTLPITKFPDIAPPTVQVTAVYPGANAEVVARAVATPIEEAVNGVENMTYMTSSSNNDGTMALNVYFKQGTDPDIAAVNVQNRVSKAVSQIPQEVVQAGISTQKQQNSIIMFVALSSEDSTYDETFLLNYIKINLVPQLQRIPGVGQAQPFGTRDYSMRIWLKPDRLAALGLSPQEVTGAIREQSLEAAPGRLGEASKEVFEYVLKYKGKLTQNKEYEDIIIKANSDGSVIRLKDVARVEFGSYTYSSNGKLNGNASSGVAVFQTAGTNANDILIQAEKLIEDFSKTLPKGLKTTIMYNSKDFLDESINQVRSTLLEAFILVFIVVFIFLQDFRSTLIPAIAVPVAIVGTFFFMQLFGFTINFLTLFALVLAIGIVVDDAIVVVEAVHSKMERTNLAAKSATVESMNEISGAIISITLVMAAVFVPVGFMQGPAGVFYRQFAFTLAIAILISALNALTLSPALCALFLKNPHAEEGHGGKRKGFAARFFAAFNAGFESMTGRYVKSLQFLIRRKWVTIIGLLVISGTTLWLTKTTPTGFIPTEDQGFLLYALNTPPGSSLDRTSKAMAQVDSIVKKSPIADQRYIVEGMNIISNSNASPYGVGFIRMKPKEERGEVQDFNEIVGMMSQQVRSVNDANAFFFTFPTVDGFGNVSGFEFMLQDRGNGSLEKLSTTTNAFIGALMQRPEIAYAFTTFATGNPQFQLEIDNAKAKQLNVPVNELLQTLQIYYGSSFVSDFNRFGKYYRVMAQADPLYRQNPASLDGIYVKNTEGEMVPANQLVSLKRVFGPETVTRNNLYNAVMINGTPKPGYSTGDAIRAVQETAEKVLPNNYKTEWTGMTREEINSGSQIILIFVLSLVFVYFLLAAQYESYILPLAVILTIPLGVFGVMLFINWMGIENNIYVQVGLIMLIGLLAKNAILIIEYAVQRRKAGMSIVESALEASRLRLRPILMTSFAFIVGLLPLMRATGGSALGNRSIGTGAVGGMLTGVIFGVFAIPVLYVIFQYLQEKVVKKPVEPELAEAEVH, encoded by the coding sequence ATGTTTCAGAAATTTATAGAAAGGCCCGTCCTTTCGACAGTAATATCGATCCTGATATTACTGCTCGGGATCATATCGCTCACCACGCTGCCGATAACGAAGTTTCCCGACATAGCCCCGCCGACGGTACAAGTAACCGCCGTATACCCGGGAGCGAACGCAGAAGTGGTTGCCCGCGCAGTGGCAACGCCCATCGAAGAAGCCGTGAACGGAGTTGAGAACATGACCTACATGACCTCGTCCTCCAACAACGACGGTACCATGGCCCTAAATGTGTATTTCAAACAGGGCACCGACCCGGATATCGCTGCCGTGAACGTTCAAAACCGCGTTTCCAAAGCGGTAAGCCAGATTCCCCAGGAGGTGGTGCAAGCCGGTATCTCCACGCAAAAACAGCAAAACTCGATCATCATGTTCGTAGCGCTTTCGAGCGAAGACAGCACTTACGACGAGACGTTCCTTTTGAACTACATTAAGATCAACCTCGTGCCTCAGCTGCAACGTATACCGGGGGTCGGTCAGGCGCAGCCGTTCGGTACGCGGGATTATTCGATGCGGATCTGGCTCAAACCCGACCGTCTGGCAGCATTGGGACTGTCGCCGCAGGAAGTAACCGGCGCCATTCGTGAGCAAAGCCTTGAAGCAGCCCCGGGACGTCTCGGCGAAGCGAGCAAAGAGGTTTTTGAATATGTTTTGAAATACAAAGGAAAACTAACGCAAAACAAAGAGTACGAGGACATTATCATCAAAGCCAATAGCGATGGTTCCGTGATTCGCCTGAAAGATGTGGCGCGCGTCGAATTCGGTTCTTACACCTACTCTTCCAATGGTAAGCTGAACGGCAACGCATCGTCCGGTGTGGCGGTGTTCCAAACGGCCGGTACCAATGCGAACGACATCCTGATCCAGGCAGAAAAGCTGATCGAAGATTTTTCCAAAACATTACCCAAAGGTCTGAAAACGACCATCATGTACAACTCGAAGGACTTCCTCGACGAGTCGATCAACCAGGTACGGTCCACACTTTTGGAAGCATTCATTCTCGTGTTTATCGTAGTGTTCATCTTCTTGCAGGACTTCCGCTCGACGCTCATCCCGGCCATTGCCGTGCCGGTGGCCATTGTGGGAACGTTCTTTTTCATGCAGCTCTTCGGGTTTACGATCAACTTCCTCACGCTCTTTGCATTGGTGCTCGCGATCGGGATCGTGGTGGATGACGCCATTGTGGTCGTGGAGGCGGTGCACTCGAAAATGGAGCGAACGAACCTGGCGGCCAAATCGGCTACCGTCGAGTCCATGAACGAGATTTCGGGCGCGATCATTTCCATTACCCTTGTAATGGCCGCGGTGTTTGTGCCGGTCGGATTCATGCAGGGCCCCGCCGGGGTATTTTATCGGCAGTTTGCATTTACATTAGCCATAGCCATTTTGATTTCCGCATTGAACGCGCTCACACTCAGTCCCGCGCTCTGTGCATTATTCCTGAAAAATCCGCATGCCGAAGAAGGGCATGGCGGTAAACGCAAAGGTTTCGCGGCCCGTTTCTTTGCGGCATTCAATGCAGGGTTCGAGTCGATGACCGGCCGGTATGTGAAAAGCCTTCAATTCCTGATCCGTCGTAAATGGGTGACTATCATAGGATTGCTGGTCATTTCAGGCACAACACTTTGGCTCACCAAAACCACGCCTACGGGGTTCATCCCGACCGAAGACCAGGGCTTCCTGCTTTACGCCCTCAACACGCCTCCGGGCAGCTCCCTCGACCGTACCTCGAAAGCGATGGCGCAGGTGGATAGCATCGTGAAAAAGTCGCCCATCGCCGACCAGCGCTACATTGTGGAAGGTATGAACATCATTTCGAACTCCAACGCATCGCCTTACGGTGTGGGCTTCATCCGCATGAAACCGAAGGAAGAGCGGGGCGAAGTGCAGGATTTCAATGAGATCGTAGGCATGATGTCGCAGCAGGTACGCTCGGTGAATGATGCCAATGCATTCTTCTTCACCTTCCCTACCGTGGATGGTTTCGGTAACGTCAGTGGCTTCGAGTTTATGCTGCAAGACCGCGGAAACGGTTCACTGGAAAAACTCAGCACCACTACCAACGCATTCATCGGCGCGCTGATGCAGCGTCCGGAGATCGCTTATGCATTCACCACCTTCGCAACGGGTAACCCGCAATTCCAGCTGGAAATCGACAATGCGAAAGCCAAACAGCTGAATGTACCCGTGAACGAATTGCTGCAAACGCTGCAAATTTATTACGGTTCGAGCTTTGTGTCGGATTTCAACCGGTTTGGTAAATATTACCGCGTGATGGCCCAGGCCGATCCGCTGTACCGCCAGAACCCGGCTTCGCTCGATGGTATTTATGTCAAAAACACCGAGGGCGAAATGGTACCGGCCAACCAGCTGGTGAGCCTGAAACGCGTGTTCGGACCTGAAACGGTGACCCGCAACAACCTGTACAATGCCGTGATGATCAACGGAACGCCTAAGCCGGGTTACAGCACCGGTGACGCCATCCGCGCCGTGCAGGAAACCGCCGAAAAGGTGCTGCCAAACAACTACAAAACCGAATGGACCGGTATGACGCGTGAAGAAATTAACTCCGGCTCGCAGATCATCCTGATTTTCGTGCTCAGCCTGGTGTTCGTGTACTTCCTGCTCGCCGCGCAATATGAAAGCTACATCCTGCCGCTGGCCGTGATCCTCACCATTCCGCTGGGGGTGTTCGGCGTGATGCTGTTCATCAACTGGATGGGTATTGAAAACAATATATATGTACAGGTCGGTTTGATCATGCTCATTGGCTTGCTCGCGAAGAACGCGATCCTGATCATCGAATATGCCGTGCAGCGCCGTAAAGCGGGCATGAGCATCGTAGAGTCGGCATTGGAAGCCTCGCGACTCCGCTTACGTCCGATCCTGATGACCTCGTTCGCATTCATCGTTGGGCTGTTACCGCTGATGCGCGCCACCGGTGGCTCAGCGCTTGGAAACCGTTCGATCGGTACCGGGGCGGTCGGCGGGATGCTTACAGGGGTGATTTTCGGGGTATTCGCGATCCCCGTGCTGTATGTGATCTTCCAGTATTTGCAGGAAAAAGTCGTCAAAAAACCGGTTGAACCGGAACTCGCCGAAGCCGAGGTGCACTAG
- a CDS encoding efflux transporter outer membrane subunit, whose product MKNTFRLTQIPVLILLVTLLASCKVSKDYQRPELALPTEYRNVPYGDTATIADMGFKEFFPDTTLQRLIERGIAYNYDLQIALKRIDIAQQQVKQARMLQLPRVDLRIAGTYNRPSSNSLNGISASSFLKSSHIENYITSVDLSWEADIWGKIRRQQQATLGQYLQTVEATKAVQTRLVADIARGFFNLLMLDKQLEVAKHNLELSNNTLKLTNLLKDAGEATSLSVQQAEAQREAIALLIPQLEQDITIQENALQILTGQMPNAVDRKVKLADFQANDSLATGVPAALVSRRPDVRAAEMSVLIANAELGVAQASMYPSLIISASGGIESFKSSNWFNIPGSLFGIAAGTIARPIFARRQLKTNLEVAKIGREQSVLEFRQSVLNAVGEVSNSLVQTQKLKEQEAIANNQVNILQQAISNAQLLYQSDMANYLEVITAQGNALQAELNLAFIRSQSLVARVDLYRSLGGGWK is encoded by the coding sequence ATGAAAAATACATTTAGATTAACGCAAATACCCGTTCTGATTCTGCTGGTAACTTTGCTCGCCTCTTGCAAGGTGAGCAAGGACTACCAGCGCCCGGAACTGGCCCTGCCCACCGAGTACCGCAATGTGCCTTACGGCGACACCGCCACCATCGCAGATATGGGCTTCAAGGAATTTTTCCCCGATACGACGCTGCAAAGGCTCATCGAGCGCGGCATTGCTTATAACTACGACCTGCAAATCGCGCTGAAGCGCATTGATATCGCACAGCAGCAGGTAAAACAGGCCAGGATGCTGCAACTTCCGCGCGTAGATTTGCGCATTGCGGGCACCTATAACCGGCCATCGAGCAACAGCTTGAACGGGATCAGCGCGAGTAGCTTCCTAAAATCGAGCCATATCGAGAACTATATCACCTCGGTGGACCTGTCGTGGGAAGCCGATATATGGGGTAAGATCCGCCGCCAGCAGCAGGCTACGTTGGGCCAATACCTGCAAACGGTGGAAGCCACCAAAGCCGTGCAAACGCGCCTCGTGGCCGACATCGCGAGAGGTTTTTTCAACCTGCTAATGCTCGACAAACAGCTCGAAGTGGCGAAACACAACCTCGAACTGAGCAATAACACCTTGAAACTGACGAACCTGCTCAAAGATGCGGGCGAGGCAACGTCGCTATCGGTGCAGCAGGCGGAAGCACAGCGCGAGGCCATTGCATTGCTCATCCCGCAGCTCGAACAGGACATTACGATCCAGGAAAACGCACTGCAAATCCTGACCGGCCAAATGCCGAATGCCGTCGATCGGAAGGTAAAACTGGCCGATTTCCAGGCAAACGACAGCCTTGCCACCGGCGTGCCGGCTGCATTGGTAAGTCGCCGTCCCGATGTGCGTGCGGCGGAAATGTCGGTGCTCATCGCGAATGCAGAGCTGGGCGTGGCGCAGGCGAGCATGTACCCGTCGCTGATCATTTCGGCGAGCGGCGGTATCGAATCGTTCAAATCGAGCAACTGGTTCAACATTCCCGGTTCGCTGTTCGGCATTGCGGCCGGTACGATTGCACGGCCGATTTTCGCCAGACGACAATTGAAAACGAACCTGGAAGTCGCCAAAATCGGGCGTGAACAATCGGTTCTGGAATTCCGCCAATCGGTGCTGAATGCCGTGGGTGAGGTTTCGAACTCGCTGGTTCAAACCCAGAAACTGAAAGAACAGGAAGCCATCGCGAACAATCAGGTGAACATTTTGCAGCAGGCCATTTCCAATGCGCAGCTGCTGTACCAAAGCGATATGGCTAATTACCTGGAAGTGATTACGGCGCAAGGCAATGCATTGCAGGCCGAACTGAACCTCGCATTCATCCGCAGCCAGTCGCTCGTAGCGCGCGTAGACCTCTACCGCAGCCTGGGCGGCGGCTGGAAATAG
- a CDS encoding HD domain-containing protein: protein MVTIPQLQAVLDVLRLAERLKFELRHSYTSSGRQESVAEHTWRMSLMAVLMEPYLDKSIDMAKLLKMIIIHDLIEAEAGDVPVTEMMRNPALKLIKQQREIEAIESLRMRLGEPLGQEIYELWFEFEEKITYTARVANAFDKLEVQLQHNEADISTWEDIEYDLSFMMGRHVAFDANLELLKDLIEAQADQKMRAAGADTVAIRTRVLG from the coding sequence ATGGTTACAATCCCACAACTCCAAGCCGTTCTCGACGTCCTGCGCCTTGCGGAGCGGCTGAAATTTGAACTTCGTCATAGCTACACTTCCAGCGGCAGGCAGGAAAGCGTGGCCGAGCATACCTGGCGCATGTCGCTCATGGCCGTGCTCATGGAGCCTTACCTGGACAAGTCGATCGACATGGCCAAGTTATTGAAAATGATTATCATCCACGACCTCATCGAAGCCGAAGCAGGTGACGTGCCGGTGACGGAAATGATGCGCAATCCCGCTTTGAAACTGATCAAACAGCAGCGTGAAATCGAGGCGATCGAGAGCCTGCGCATGCGTTTGGGCGAGCCGCTGGGACAGGAGATCTATGAATTGTGGTTCGAATTTGAAGAAAAAATCACCTATACGGCCCGCGTGGCGAATGCATTCGACAAGCTAGAAGTGCAGTTGCAGCACAACGAGGCCGACATCAGCACCTGGGAGGATATTGAATATGACCTGTCGTTCATGATGGGCCGGCACGTGGCATTCGATGCCAACCTGGAACTGTTAAAGGACCTGATCGAAGCGCAGGCCGACCAGAAAATGCGCGCGGCAGGCGCGGACACGGTAGCAATACGCACCCGTGTTTTGGGTTAA